GTTTTTTGCCGAGATATTCATCAATCAGCCTCGAGTCAACAAGCTGGATATCCTTTGCCTCTCCCTTTGCTATCCTTAAGACCTCATCAACTGTTGCGAGCCTATTTTTTACTACCTTAGCCTTAAAATCTGTTGGTGGAAGCTTATTCTCTTTCTTCTCAACAGGGTATCTTTCAGCCTCCCATGCCTCAAATCCACCATCGAGGACACGGACATCTGGATGCCCAAGATATTCCAGTGTGAAAAATGGGACAGCGTGGTAGCCAGGGAGAATATCCCTGAAATCGCTATATATCACTACAGTCTTGTCATGACTAATTCCGGCCTGAGCAAAGAGCTTCTCTAAATCCTCAACAGGTCTTAAACTCAGACTTGCTATAAGGGTCTTTTTCTCAATTGTCCCTTCTTCCAACCCCTTCCTGATAGATTCAAAATCGTAGTCGTCATTCATTTTTCCTACTATCGCAATTATTTTTTCAGTGTCCCTGAGGAGCGTATGACAACGTGCCCCAAGACTAATAGCGCCAGGGATGTGCCCTTCATTGTATAAAGCCTTACTCCTGCAGTCAATCACAATCCATTTTCCAATATTTTCCTTTATATCTGCTGGTGTTACTAATAAGTGGGGATTCGTCTCTGCTGGTTTAGTCTTTTGTTTGCATGCTGATATACTGACGAATAAAAGGGCAGCAATCACAAAGAGGAGTATTCTTATAGTTCTCATCTTTTTAAGCAGGAAAGTATCACAATTAAATGCGTTTGTATTAATAGAATATACCCTGCGGTTTTGCCACAGGGTAATAAGTTTGTGTTTAACCTTAAATTCTATCTTGCTATCAACACAGAGACGTTAGCGCTGTTAGCCACTTCTCTGCTAACGCTGCCCATCGAGAGCGTATGCAACCTTTTCCCTCTCGAACCAATAATTATCATTTCGGCCCCTTCTTCTTTTGCAGTTTTGAGAATTTCCTCTGCCGGATGGCCTGATTTAATAACAGTCTTTATCCCGGTCACGCCATTATCTTCCAGGGCCTTTTTGTAATATTCTAAAATTGTATTGGCTTTCCTGTCCATTGCCTTTTTGAATTCTGTTCCTTCTAATGCTTCCCTTAAAGTAGACATTTCTGCATTACCCAGCATTTCATCTATTAAAGACCTGCCTTCAAACTTTTCAACATACAGCAGCAACACCTTTTCTGGGCGTGCACATGAAAATAAATCAATGAATGTTTTGAGAGTAGTTTTAGAGCCCTTAGTGTCGTCTATTGCAAGCAATACTTTTTTCATTTTTGTCCCTCTTA
The DNA window shown above is from Nitrospirota bacterium and carries:
- a CDS encoding sulfurtransferase — translated: MRTIRILLFVIAALLFVSISACKQKTKPAETNPHLLVTPADIKENIGKWIVIDCRSKALYNEGHIPGAISLGARCHTLLRDTEKIIAIVGKMNDDYDFESIRKGLEEGTIEKKTLIASLSLRPVEDLEKLFAQAGISHDKTVVIYSDFRDILPGYHAVPFFTLEYLGHPDVRVLDGGFEAWEAERYPVEKKENKLPPTDFKAKVVKNRLATVDEVLRIAKGEAKDIQLVDSRLIDEYLGKKPSPPGHFLEKAVKRAGRIPNTTLNVPHFLQFTDMKTLKLKPIERLERMYLPLDKNKRTVLYCYIANRISFSYFILRLLGFKDVAIYHDSWIVWGNDESLPIETGPR
- a CDS encoding universal stress protein; its protein translation is MKKVLLAIDDTKGSKTTLKTFIDLFSCARPEKVLLLYVEKFEGRSLIDEMLGNAEMSTLREALEGTEFKKAMDRKANTILEYYKKALEDNGVTGIKTVIKSGHPAEEILKTAKEEGAEMIIIGSRGKRLHTLSMGSVSREVANSANVSVLIAR